In Pseudoalteromonas carrageenovora IAM 12662, the following proteins share a genomic window:
- the hldE gene encoding bifunctional D-glycero-beta-D-manno-heptose-7-phosphate kinase/D-glycero-beta-D-manno-heptose 1-phosphate adenylyltransferase HldE codes for MDLSLLKNLSKARILVVGDVMLDRYWYGDTGRISPEAPVPVVKVSKFEDKAGGAANVAKNIARLDAKVGLLGLIGEDESGQILENILKGEKISSQLVSVCDLPTISKMRVISRHQQLVRLDLEETFSEQHSQLLLNRLELVLDEYDFVVFSDYSKGSLSLIKEMVSIAKATGKTVLIDPKSPDLHLYEGADYITPNLHEFNLAGGKTGSEEILAQSARELISKNGIKAMLLTRSEQGMSLINADEKHDFAAQQLEVSDVTGAGDTVIATLAVMLGAGMAPKDAVEIANLAAGIVVSKLGAATVSPEELSQKLGQYLHINGEHYQTPFDDVLQHIEFAKQNGETIVFTNGCFDILHAGHVRYLAQAKARGDRLVVGLNNDESITRLKGPERPINPLDERAIVLSALASVDWVIPFGSAEENDTPAKLIEQISPDILVKGGDYTVDQIAGADHVLRHGGKVEVLTFLDGCSTSKVISKIKQ; via the coding sequence ATGGATTTATCGCTATTAAAAAACTTATCTAAAGCGCGTATTTTAGTGGTGGGCGATGTAATGCTTGATCGCTACTGGTACGGTGACACCGGGCGTATCTCGCCAGAAGCGCCAGTACCCGTTGTTAAGGTAAGTAAGTTTGAAGACAAAGCCGGTGGCGCAGCCAATGTTGCTAAAAACATTGCTAGGCTTGATGCCAAAGTTGGGCTACTTGGCTTAATTGGCGAGGATGAAAGCGGGCAAATTTTAGAAAATATTTTAAAAGGTGAAAAAATAAGTTCACAGCTTGTGAGTGTATGTGATTTACCGACTATTTCTAAAATGCGCGTTATTAGCCGCCATCAACAACTTGTACGCCTTGATTTAGAAGAAACCTTTAGCGAGCAGCACAGCCAGCTGTTATTAAATCGCTTAGAGCTGGTGCTTGATGAATACGACTTTGTGGTGTTTTCTGATTACAGTAAAGGCTCGCTCAGCTTAATTAAAGAGATGGTGAGTATTGCCAAAGCGACGGGTAAAACCGTGCTTATCGATCCTAAATCGCCAGACTTACACTTATACGAGGGCGCAGACTACATTACGCCTAACTTGCATGAGTTTAATTTAGCAGGTGGTAAAACCGGCTCTGAAGAAATTTTAGCGCAAAGTGCCCGTGAGCTTATTAGTAAAAATGGTATTAAAGCCATGCTACTTACACGCTCAGAGCAAGGTATGTCGTTAATTAATGCCGATGAAAAACACGACTTTGCAGCTCAGCAGCTAGAAGTAAGCGATGTAACTGGCGCAGGTGATACCGTTATTGCAACTTTAGCTGTAATGCTTGGGGCAGGTATGGCCCCTAAAGATGCAGTAGAAATTGCTAATTTAGCCGCCGGTATTGTAGTAAGTAAACTTGGGGCAGCCACAGTGTCACCAGAAGAGCTAAGCCAAAAGCTAGGCCAATACTTACACATTAATGGCGAGCACTACCAAACTCCGTTTGATGATGTACTGCAGCATATTGAGTTTGCAAAACAAAACGGCGAAACCATTGTATTTACGAATGGTTGTTTTGATATTTTACATGCAGGGCATGTCCGCTACTTAGCACAAGCTAAAGCGCGCGGAGATAGACTCGTTGTTGGGTTAAATAACGATGAATCTATTACCCGTTTAAAAGGCCCTGAGCGCCCGATAAACCCGCTTGATGAGCGGGCAATAGTATTAAGTGCACTTGCCTCTGTTGATTGGGTAATCCCCTTTGGTAGCGCTGAGGAAAACGATACACCCGCTAAATTAATCGAGCAAATTAGCCCTGATATTTTAGTAAAAGGTGGCGATTATACTGTAGACCAAATTGCGGGCGCCGATCATGTACTGCGCCATGGCGGAAAAGTAGAAGTACTGACATTTTTAGATGGCTGCTCTACATCAAAAGTGATTAGTAAAATAAAGCAGTAA
- a CDS encoding 3-deoxy-D-manno-octulosonic acid kinase — translation MFKTRKQGKHTILSHPDYFNLVDINWFDAEYWQKKNKIVGAKKGRAIAWFFKHDDLTAVLRHYWRGGLVGKLLSDQYLYPGLENTRVYKEFSLMVKLIELGLNVPKPIAAKVSQSGLIYRGDIITQAVSGAKSLLDVLIERPLNSSELESIANTIALFHNKGVYHADLNINNILFNEKGDVYIIDFDRGELKAPNPQWQQRNMARLERSFLKEQGRNNVFNWQSNDWEALCTLYEKRLTA, via the coding sequence ATGTTTAAGACACGAAAGCAAGGCAAGCACACTATTTTAAGCCACCCAGATTATTTTAACCTTGTTGATATAAACTGGTTTGATGCAGAATATTGGCAAAAGAAAAATAAAATAGTGGGCGCTAAAAAAGGCCGCGCTATAGCATGGTTTTTTAAGCACGATGATTTAACTGCAGTACTAAGGCATTATTGGCGCGGTGGGTTAGTTGGTAAGCTATTAAGCGATCAATACCTTTATCCTGGACTTGAAAATACACGCGTATATAAAGAATTTAGCTTAATGGTAAAGCTTATTGAACTAGGCCTAAATGTGCCAAAGCCCATTGCAGCTAAAGTATCTCAAAGTGGTTTGATTTACCGAGGTGATATAATTACACAAGCTGTTAGCGGCGCTAAAAGCCTGCTCGACGTTCTAATTGAGCGCCCTTTAAATAGTAGTGAGCTTGAAAGTATAGCCAACACTATTGCGCTATTTCATAACAAAGGGGTGTATCACGCCGATTTAAATATCAATAATATTTTATTTAATGAAAAAGGCGACGTATATATTATCGATTTTGATAGGGGGGAGTTAAAAGCACCGAACCCTCAATGGCAACAACGTAATATGGCGCGCTTGGAGCGTTCATTCCTAAAAGAGCAAGGCCGTAATAACGTCTTCAATTGGCAAAGTAATGATTGGGAAGCTTTGTGTACTCTTTACGAAAAGAGGCTAACAGCTTAA
- the gmhB gene encoding D-glycero-beta-D-manno-heptose 1,7-bisphosphate 7-phosphatase, with protein sequence MTELQNKALFLDRDGVVNVDHGYVYQSEEFEFIDGIFSTCKKFYDAGYKIIVVTNQSGIGRGYYTEADFLALTQWMKTQFSNHNIEIADVYFCPHHPKKALPEYLKQCDCRKPAPGMLLQGIKEHNIDPKHCIMVGDKLSDMQAAKKAHIATRVLVRSGQSFDENAKQSADLVIDSINDLPAFITL encoded by the coding sequence ATGACTGAACTACAAAATAAAGCCCTTTTTTTAGACCGCGATGGTGTTGTTAACGTTGATCACGGCTATGTATATCAAAGTGAAGAGTTTGAATTTATTGACGGCATTTTTAGCACCTGTAAAAAGTTTTATGATGCAGGCTACAAAATTATAGTAGTGACTAACCAATCAGGTATTGGGCGTGGTTATTATACCGAAGCTGATTTTTTAGCGCTCACTCAGTGGATGAAAACGCAATTTAGTAACCACAATATTGAAATTGCCGATGTTTATTTTTGTCCTCATCACCCTAAAAAGGCTTTACCAGAATATTTAAAGCAATGTGATTGCAGAAAACCAGCTCCCGGTATGTTACTACAAGGCATTAAAGAGCATAACATCGACCCCAAGCACTGCATTATGGTTGGCGATAAACTTAGTGATATGCAAGCTGCAAAAAAGGCACATATTGCTACACGTGTTCTTGTACGTTCAGGTCAAAGTTTTGACGAAAACGCAAAGCAATCTGCTGATCTAGTAATTGATTCAATAAATGATTTACCTGCATTTATAACATTATAA
- the waaA gene encoding lipid IV(A) 3-deoxy-D-manno-octulosonic acid transferase: MARIFYSFALILISPLIVFYLYVLRGKKNKGYRAHFKERFGFVSKSLFTSKGKPLVVHCASVGEVLAAAPLIKALQKQHPQLNILITCNTPTGREQIINQFKNTAACSYLPMDFPFSTARFLKRLNPQALCILETELWPNLMAISHKKNIPVLVLNARLSEKSQQGYQKVAKLTQIIMRSITVLASHNKKDAARFIELGLPPSKSHVTGSIKFDINPSNEQLASVANLKAEYKTQERFVWVAGSTHPLEHEMILNAHQQLLKKHPNSLLVIAPRHPEQFDKVADTLAQSPLSFSRRSNDNYQNEQVLLADTLGELQCLYGAGNVSYVGGSLIRRGGHNPLEAAAFSVGVITGPHTYNFDHVYPELIKLKGAVVVENTDELATQLINLSQNTKACQTLGNKAQQCVLKNQGAIKKTLTIINQYLEPQA, encoded by the coding sequence ATGGCACGCATTTTTTACTCATTCGCTTTAATTTTAATTAGCCCGCTGATTGTATTTTACTTATATGTATTAAGAGGTAAAAAAAACAAAGGCTACCGCGCACACTTTAAAGAACGTTTTGGCTTTGTGAGCAAAAGCTTATTTACAAGTAAAGGCAAACCGTTAGTTGTACACTGCGCCTCTGTAGGTGAAGTACTTGCAGCTGCACCACTTATTAAAGCGCTGCAAAAACAACACCCACAGCTTAATATACTTATTACCTGTAATACCCCTACAGGTCGCGAGCAAATAATTAATCAATTTAAAAATACCGCGGCGTGTAGTTATTTACCTATGGACTTCCCGTTTTCGACCGCCCGGTTTTTAAAACGTTTAAACCCACAAGCACTATGCATATTGGAAACCGAGCTTTGGCCAAACTTAATGGCAATAAGCCATAAAAAGAATATTCCGGTACTGGTACTTAATGCTCGCTTGAGCGAAAAATCGCAACAAGGGTATCAAAAGGTTGCCAAATTAACGCAAATAATTATGCGTTCAATCACGGTACTTGCAAGTCACAATAAAAAAGATGCCGCGCGGTTTATTGAGCTCGGTTTACCCCCCTCAAAAAGCCATGTTACAGGCTCAATTAAGTTTGATATAAATCCAAGCAATGAGCAGCTAGCCTCAGTTGCAAACCTTAAAGCAGAATATAAAACCCAAGAGCGTTTTGTATGGGTGGCAGGCTCTACTCACCCACTTGAACACGAAATGATATTAAATGCCCACCAGCAACTATTAAAAAAACACCCTAATTCGCTTTTAGTTATTGCCCCTCGACACCCTGAGCAATTTGATAAAGTAGCCGACACGTTAGCTCAAAGCCCCCTTAGCTTTAGCCGTCGTAGTAACGATAACTATCAAAACGAGCAAGTACTATTAGCTGATACACTTGGCGAGCTGCAATGTTTATATGGCGCTGGTAATGTAAGTTATGTAGGCGGTAGTTTAATTCGCCGCGGCGGGCATAACCCACTTGAAGCTGCAGCTTTTTCGGTCGGAGTTATAACTGGCCCACATACGTATAATTTTGATCATGTATATCCTGAGCTTATAAAATTAAAAGGCGCTGTGGTTGTTGAAAACACTGATGAGCTTGCTACACAATTAATTAACTTAAGCCAAAACACTAAAGCTTGCCAAACTTTAGGGAATAAAGCGCAGCAGTGCGTATTAAAAAACCAAGGCGCCATTAAAAAAACATTAACCATAATTAATCAGTATTTAGAGCCACAAGCATGA
- a CDS encoding DUF1415 domain-containing protein — protein sequence MTNLAITQTREWVSSVIVKYNFCPFARKEVENNCIHYVLSPAVKIDDAVMDMLEQCTQLNQNPDRETTLILFDNGFSDFEDFLDLVDLANALLVAQGFEGKYQIANFHPDYVFADSEEDDAANYTNRAPYPTLHLIRELSMSEALESYDEPESIPEHNIKLARRKGIDFWQQLLEGIKKPSA from the coding sequence ATGACCAATTTAGCCATTACTCAAACCCGTGAGTGGGTATCGTCTGTTATTGTAAAATATAACTTTTGCCCATTTGCCCGCAAAGAAGTTGAGAACAACTGCATTCATTATGTACTTAGCCCAGCAGTAAAAATTGATGATGCGGTAATGGATATGCTTGAGCAATGCACACAGCTTAATCAAAATCCAGATCGCGAAACCACATTAATACTGTTTGATAACGGCTTTAGCGATTTTGAAGACTTTTTAGATTTAGTTGATTTAGCCAATGCGCTACTGGTTGCACAAGGCTTTGAAGGTAAATATCAAATTGCTAATTTTCACCCCGATTACGTGTTTGCCGACAGCGAGGAAGATGATGCCGCAAATTACACAAACCGAGCTCCTTACCCTACACTGCATTTAATACGCGAACTAAGTATGAGCGAAGCGCTTGAAAGCTACGATGAGCCAGAATCTATTCCTGAGCACAATATTAAACTTGCAAGGCGAAAAGGCATCGACTTTTGGCAGCAACTTTTAGAAGGCATAAAAAAACCGAGCGCATAA
- a CDS encoding YdbL family protein — protein sequence MTIKNKLSIATLIGAVCMSFSAWAISLDDAKSQGLVGENSSGYLGLVVQNSEAKAVVEEINAKRKAQYLKLAKKNNLSLAQVEALAAAKTIEKTQSGHYVEVNGSWVKK from the coding sequence ATGACTATAAAAAATAAATTAAGTATTGCCACTTTAATTGGTGCAGTGTGTATGTCGTTTTCGGCGTGGGCGATTAGTTTAGATGATGCTAAAAGCCAAGGATTAGTGGGTGAGAACAGTTCGGGTTATTTAGGCTTAGTAGTACAAAATAGCGAAGCTAAAGCTGTTGTTGAAGAAATTAACGCAAAGCGCAAAGCTCAGTATTTAAAACTAGCTAAAAAGAACAATTTATCGCTCGCCCAAGTAGAAGCACTCGCAGCGGCTAAAACAATCGAAAAAACCCAAAGTGGTCATTATGTTGAAGTAAATGGCAGCTGGGTTAAAAAGTAA
- a CDS encoding glycine C-acetyltransferase encodes MRASAFFSQLQQQIEDVKTEGLYKNERIIKSQQQAEIEVASGKVINFCANNYLGLANSPELIKAAQNGLNDHGFGVASVRFICGTQDIHKTLEQKISAFLETEDTILYSSCFDANTGLFETILGPDDAIISDSLNHASIIDGVRLCKAKRFRYANNDMADLEKQLIAADEAGAKTKLIATDGVFSMDGVICNLEAVCDLADKYDALVMVDDSHAVGFVGENGKGTPEYCNVLDRVDIITGTLGKALGGASGGYTSGKKEIVEWLRQRSRPYLFSNSLAPSIVTASIKVLEMLENGGELRAKLWSNAKYFREQMEAAGFTCAGKDHAIIPVMLGDAKVASLMADKLLAEGIYVTGFSFPVVPKGQARIRTQISAAHSIEQLDTAIAAFTRIGKEMGVI; translated from the coding sequence ATGAGAGCATCTGCTTTTTTTAGCCAGCTACAGCAGCAAATTGAAGACGTAAAAACCGAAGGTTTGTATAAAAACGAACGTATTATAAAGTCTCAGCAACAAGCTGAGATAGAAGTTGCATCAGGCAAAGTAATAAATTTTTGCGCGAACAATTACTTAGGTTTAGCAAATAGCCCTGAGCTAATAAAAGCAGCTCAAAATGGTTTAAACGATCATGGCTTTGGTGTTGCTTCTGTTCGCTTTATTTGTGGCACGCAGGATATTCATAAAACACTTGAGCAAAAAATTAGTGCATTTTTAGAAACCGAAGACACCATTTTATACTCGTCTTGTTTTGATGCTAATACAGGCTTGTTTGAAACAATTTTGGGGCCAGATGATGCCATTATCTCTGATTCATTAAACCATGCGTCAATTATTGATGGCGTACGTTTATGTAAAGCTAAGCGTTTTCGCTATGCGAACAACGACATGGCCGATCTTGAAAAGCAACTTATTGCTGCAGACGAAGCGGGTGCTAAAACTAAACTAATTGCTACCGACGGCGTGTTTTCTATGGACGGCGTAATTTGTAATTTAGAAGCCGTGTGCGACTTAGCCGATAAGTACGATGCTCTTGTAATGGTAGATGACTCTCATGCGGTAGGCTTTGTTGGCGAAAACGGTAAGGGTACACCAGAGTATTGTAATGTACTTGACCGAGTAGATATTATTACTGGTACATTAGGTAAAGCACTTGGCGGCGCATCAGGTGGTTACACCTCAGGTAAAAAAGAAATTGTAGAATGGTTACGCCAGCGCTCTCGTCCATACTTGTTTTCTAATTCACTAGCACCTTCGATTGTTACAGCATCAATTAAAGTACTCGAAATGCTAGAAAATGGTGGTGAACTTCGCGCTAAGCTTTGGTCAAACGCTAAATACTTCCGTGAACAAATGGAAGCTGCAGGCTTTACCTGTGCAGGTAAAGACCATGCCATTATCCCTGTTATGTTAGGCGACGCTAAAGTAGCATCACTGATGGCTGATAAATTACTTGCAGAAGGCATTTATGTGACTGGTTTCTCATTCCCAGTTGTACCAAAAGGCCAAGCCCGTATTCGTACGCAAATATCAGCAGCGCATAGCATTGAGCAGCTTGATACAGCGATCGCTGCCTTTACCCGCATTGGTAAAGAAATGGGTGTTATTTAA
- a CDS encoding glycosyltransferase family 9 protein — protein sequence MTQVPNYSSICILRLSAIGDVCHAVSAVQAIQKAHPNAKITWVMGKVEAMLLADLPGVELVIFDKKEGKAALKKLKNTFKGKQFDVLLNMQVALRAGFVARCIPAKVKLGFDWARSKELHSLFINKRIAAQKEAHVLEGFKGFAKAIGVNDYEPSWQMPYTREDEVKADELLGQDYLANKLFVISPAASKAQRNWLPERYAALAEHARAQGFNVALTGGPTELEVNLAENIIKHCNSPILNLVGKTKLKELLCVLKRADLVLAPDTGPAHMAVTVGTPVIGLYAHSNPARTGPYLYQDYVVEVYHKNLLKQTGKTAQQVPWGTRVKGDDLMGQISVESVKAVFDHVVLKESL from the coding sequence GTGACTCAAGTGCCTAATTACTCCTCTATTTGTATTTTAAGACTCTCTGCCATTGGTGATGTGTGTCATGCCGTTAGTGCTGTTCAAGCAATTCAAAAAGCGCATCCTAATGCAAAAATAACGTGGGTAATGGGTAAAGTAGAGGCTATGTTACTTGCTGATTTACCAGGTGTAGAGCTGGTAATATTTGATAAAAAAGAAGGTAAGGCTGCGCTTAAAAAATTAAAAAACACCTTTAAAGGTAAGCAGTTTGATGTGCTTCTTAATATGCAGGTGGCACTAAGAGCAGGCTTTGTAGCACGCTGTATACCTGCAAAAGTTAAATTAGGGTTTGATTGGGCGCGCTCAAAAGAGCTACACAGCTTATTTATAAATAAACGCATAGCAGCGCAAAAAGAGGCGCATGTATTAGAGGGCTTTAAAGGTTTTGCTAAAGCGATAGGGGTAAATGATTATGAACCCAGCTGGCAAATGCCTTACACGAGAGAAGATGAAGTTAAAGCGGATGAGTTATTAGGGCAAGACTATTTAGCTAATAAGTTATTTGTTATTTCGCCAGCGGCTAGTAAAGCTCAGCGTAATTGGTTGCCTGAACGTTATGCCGCACTTGCAGAACACGCACGCGCGCAAGGTTTTAACGTTGCTTTAACAGGCGGGCCTACCGAGCTTGAAGTAAACTTAGCAGAGAATATTATAAAACACTGTAACAGCCCTATTTTAAATCTTGTAGGTAAAACAAAACTTAAAGAGTTGCTATGTGTTTTGAAAAGAGCTGATTTAGTACTTGCCCCAGATACCGGCCCGGCTCACATGGCAGTAACGGTTGGCACGCCAGTAATTGGTTTATATGCACACTCAAACCCGGCTCGTACCGGCCCTTATTTATACCAAGACTACGTAGTTGAGGTTTATCATAAAAATTTACTTAAACAAACCGGTAAAACTGCGCAGCAAGTACCGTGGGGTACCCGAGTAAAGGGCGATGATTTAATGGGCCAAATAAGCGTAGAAAGCGTTAAGGCAGTGTTTGATCATGTTGTATTAAAAGAATCTTTATAA
- a CDS encoding capsule assembly Wzi family protein: MSVSVNAEPWVKPDDYGLRADIQQLADAGVILAPVTTYPLMWKSFIGEVESTKLELLSPSLQDALLRVKHRYKSENGSSHSVQLSAFAASDPILATSFGATNTQESEVSAAYAYLGDNFAAKVAINYRNDGKKCLIEGKTTDDIALDDQALEDCNDTSFDDSYLAYRLGNWIFRAGAVEQFWGPGVDNSLIISGNAKPLPALSVTREQSTAFETPWLSWIGQWSFTAQMAKLESTRVIPDALLWSSRLNFRPIQELEIALSWSAQWAGEGQPSSAGDFIDVITGQTNCIDGNESCDSSLESKIGNQLAGIDVRWSDTLFSHPYAIYASTIGEDASSQFKPADRAYLFGVQTTQRIYDQNVLVNVEYIDTGVSCTAESTNENCYYEHSDYKSGYRYHGRTIGSTFDNDAQSVVLTLLGQLSNGDDWQVKLRSVDYNSDNRDRYPSNPDLGNTITKTGYNSKQVELRYRQLAMGGRLTLGAFASNNDGAENDTSAFAKYEYNF, translated from the coding sequence ATGAGCGTATCAGTAAATGCAGAGCCATGGGTAAAACCAGATGACTACGGACTCAGAGCCGATATTCAACAGCTTGCTGATGCTGGCGTTATTTTAGCGCCCGTAACAACGTACCCTTTAATGTGGAAAAGCTTTATTGGAGAGGTTGAGTCTACCAAGCTTGAGCTTTTATCACCGAGCTTACAAGATGCGTTACTTCGTGTAAAACATCGTTATAAATCAGAAAATGGTAGTTCTCATAGTGTACAACTTTCAGCTTTTGCAGCATCAGATCCAATTCTAGCTACAAGCTTTGGCGCTACAAACACTCAAGAATCTGAAGTAAGCGCAGCGTATGCTTATCTTGGGGATAATTTTGCAGCAAAGGTTGCTATTAACTACCGAAACGATGGCAAAAAGTGTTTAATTGAAGGTAAAACAACTGATGATATAGCCTTAGATGATCAAGCGCTTGAAGATTGTAACGACACTTCATTTGACGATAGCTATTTAGCATACCGCTTAGGTAATTGGATTTTTAGAGCCGGCGCCGTAGAGCAATTTTGGGGACCGGGTGTTGATAACAGTTTAATTATTTCAGGTAATGCCAAGCCTTTACCTGCACTAAGTGTAACGCGTGAGCAAAGCACTGCTTTTGAAACACCGTGGTTAAGCTGGATAGGCCAATGGAGCTTTACCGCCCAAATGGCAAAGCTGGAATCAACCCGCGTAATTCCTGATGCGTTACTGTGGAGCAGCCGTTTAAACTTTCGTCCAATTCAAGAGTTGGAAATTGCGTTAAGTTGGTCTGCACAATGGGCTGGCGAAGGCCAACCAAGCTCTGCCGGTGACTTTATTGATGTTATTACTGGGCAAACCAACTGTATTGACGGCAATGAAAGTTGCGATAGCTCATTAGAGTCTAAAATTGGTAACCAGCTTGCCGGTATTGACGTTCGTTGGTCTGATACATTATTTAGCCACCCCTATGCCATTTATGCCAGTACCATAGGTGAAGATGCCAGCTCACAGTTTAAACCGGCCGACAGAGCTTATTTATTTGGTGTGCAAACGACCCAACGTATTTACGATCAAAATGTATTAGTGAATGTTGAATATATCGATACGGGTGTTTCGTGCACTGCTGAATCAACTAATGAAAACTGTTATTACGAGCACTCAGATTATAAATCAGGTTACCGTTACCATGGCCGCACCATAGGCTCAACCTTTGATAACGATGCACAATCGGTGGTTTTAACACTGCTTGGGCAACTTTCAAACGGTGATGACTGGCAAGTAAAACTACGTAGCGTTGATTACAACAGCGATAATCGCGACCGCTACCCTAGTAACCCAGATTTAGGTAATACAATTACTAAAACTGGTTATAACTCAAAACAGGTTGAACTGCGTTACAGGCAACTTGCAATGGGTGGACGTTTAACACTGGGCGCTTTTGCATCGAACAATGATGGCGCTGAAAACGACACATCAGCGTTTGCTAAGTACGAATATAACTTTTAA
- a CDS encoding glycosyltransferase, protein MNVVIVIDSLAGGGAEKVMLTLAQQLIKEHCVTILSLADNFEYAIPEQIKVESLFTDRASKVDRFWKINKSVAKLEAWFSNKQQDIGAIDLVLSNLDRSNNLLAKSAVKNVHFVMHNSVNAELARQKKLGPFSYRYLKKSKQNLNGKSLVCVSKGVEQEINQGDLITPSAITTIYNPFDLADIKRQSNEVNTAIPQSPYLIHVGRLAKQKRHDILFAAFAKLDKKYKLVLLCNKPVKAFKLAKEYGIEEQLIVPGFEQNPYNWIKHAQALVLSSDFEGLPTVLIEALAVGTPVVSTNCTFGPSEILTGELANYLVPVENSEELSAKIKQVLANKPNVENAGILQKVNAELVAQQYLALSC, encoded by the coding sequence ATGAATGTTGTTATTGTAATTGATTCATTAGCGGGTGGTGGTGCTGAAAAAGTGATGCTAACCCTTGCTCAGCAGCTTATAAAAGAGCATTGCGTAACCATTTTATCGCTGGCAGATAATTTTGAATACGCTATACCCGAGCAAATAAAGGTAGAGAGTTTATTTACTGATAGGGCATCTAAAGTCGATCGCTTTTGGAAAATAAATAAAAGCGTAGCAAAGTTAGAGGCCTGGTTTAGTAATAAACAACAAGACATAGGCGCGATAGATTTAGTACTTTCAAACCTTGATAGAAGTAATAATTTACTCGCTAAAAGTGCGGTTAAAAATGTGCATTTTGTTATGCATAACTCCGTAAACGCAGAGCTTGCTAGGCAAAAAAAGTTAGGGCCATTTTCATATCGCTATCTTAAAAAATCAAAACAAAACTTAAATGGCAAGTCACTAGTTTGCGTATCTAAAGGGGTAGAGCAAGAAATCAACCAAGGCGATTTAATTACGCCAAGTGCAATAACCACTATTTATAATCCATTTGATTTAGCTGATATAAAACGCCAATCTAATGAAGTAAATACGGCTATCCCGCAGTCACCTTACTTAATTCATGTTGGTCGCTTAGCTAAGCAAAAGCGACACGATATTTTATTTGCAGCGTTTGCCAAGCTTGATAAAAAATATAAATTGGTACTTTTGTGTAATAAGCCAGTAAAGGCATTTAAACTTGCAAAAGAGTATGGCATTGAAGAGCAACTTATTGTGCCAGGGTTTGAGCAAAACCCTTATAACTGGATTAAACACGCGCAAGCGTTAGTTTTAAGCTCTGACTTTGAAGGTTTGCCAACAGTTTTAATTGAGGCGTTAGCAGTGGGTACGCCTGTAGTAAGTACAAACTGTACCTTTGGGCCGAGCGAAATATTAACAGGCGAACTGGCTAATTACTTAGTACCTGTAGAAAATAGCGAAGAGCTATCGGCTAAAATAAAGCAAGTTTTAGCAAATAAGCCTAATGTAGAAAATGCGGGTATTTTGCAAAAAGTGAATGCTGAACTAGTAGCTCAGCAGTATTTAGCTTTAAGCTGTTAG
- a CDS encoding YnbE family lipoprotein yields the protein MKNSLSIKAIIALAAIGALSACTHRVEVAAKEPITINLNVKVDHEIRVKVDKELDTLFSDDSELF from the coding sequence ATGAAAAATTCGTTAAGCATTAAGGCTATCATTGCCCTTGCTGCTATTGGCGCATTGAGCGCGTGTACGCACAGAGTAGAAGTAGCAGCTAAAGAGCCAATAACTATCAACCTTAATGTAAAAGTAGATCACGAAATTCGTGTGAAGGTGGATAAAGAACTCGATACCCTGTTCAGTGACGACAGCGAATTATTTTAG
- a CDS encoding D-sedoheptulose-7-phosphate isomerase, with protein sequence MSIIDSVATSYVESLNRHQALFETMEAYHQESMQLLEACHSALQAGGKVIWFGNGGSAADAQHLAAEFVVRYKLERGPLASMALTTDTSILTAHSNDYHFDTVFERQVQALCKPEDLVIGLTTSGTSANINLALEAANKIGAFTVALTGRDGGKVKNIAKLPIIIKNDETARIQEAHMFIGHWLCEAIDMVVAEQQ encoded by the coding sequence ATGTCAATTATCGATTCTGTGGCAACAAGCTACGTTGAAAGTTTAAACCGTCATCAAGCCTTATTTGAAACGATGGAGGCTTATCATCAAGAGTCTATGCAGTTATTAGAAGCATGCCATAGTGCATTACAAGCTGGTGGTAAGGTTATTTGGTTTGGTAACGGCGGAAGTGCGGCTGATGCTCAGCATTTGGCGGCCGAATTTGTAGTACGTTATAAATTAGAGCGCGGACCGCTTGCGTCTATGGCGCTCACAACCGACACGTCAATTCTTACTGCGCACAGTAACGACTACCATTTTGATACCGTGTTTGAGCGCCAAGTTCAGGCGCTTTGTAAACCAGAAGATTTAGTCATTGGTTTAACAACCTCAGGTACCAGTGCAAATATTAATTTAGCACTTGAAGCCGCTAATAAAATTGGCGCATTTACTGTTGCATTAACAGGCCGTGATGGCGGAAAAGTAAAAAACATTGCCAAGCTGCCAATTATTATCAAAAACGATGAAACAGCACGTATTCAAGAAGCGCATATGTTTATTGGCCACTGGTTATGTGAAGCCATAGATATGGTTGTTGCGGAGCAGCAGTAA